The genomic segment ATATCAACTCCTTCTCTGGTGATTTTTTTGAGTTTAGATCCAATTTTTAGATTGACCAAAGAGAAGGTTAAGGCGATAAATACCAGGGAGAAAAGGATAAAATGTATCCAAGGTTTTCTATTTGAAATCCCTAGATTGAGTTTTTCCCATAATCGAGGCTCAGCAATTTTGCTGATAGTCTTTTTTCGCCACCAATTAAAATAAATAAATAGGATAATGAGTGGGATGATGGCAAGAATTAGCCAAAAGTATTTTTCTTCTTCAAAGTTTAACATTTGGCAATAGATTTTAAAAATACATAGGTCAATAATCTATCGAATACAAGAAGGAATAAGGCTATTGTCACATATTTTCTATAGAATTCTGTGTAGTTTTTATATTTCAATTCTTGTACTTCTGTTTTTTCAAGTTTTTCTATCTCTTTGTAAATTTCTTTGAGTTTTTTATTGTTTTTGGCTCTAAAAAACTTCCCAGAGGTAGTAGTTGCAATGTTTTTTAAAAGTTTTACATCTACTTTTGAGTTGATTTTTTGAATTTGTCTTCCCAAAAACGGATGATTATATGGGTAGGGAACTTCTCCTTTTCTTCCCACGGCAATGGTGTATACTTTGATGCCGAATTTTGCGGCCATTTCGGCGGCAGTCATAGGTGAAATAAGTCCAGCAGTATTCTCTCCATCGGTTAAAAGGATGATTACCTTAGATTCTGCCTTGCTGTCTTTGAGTCTAGATACGGCAGTAGCTAATCCCATTCCTATAGCTGTTCCATCTTCTAGTAAACCAAAATCAATGTCCTTAATGAGGTTTTTTACAATTTTATAATCTGTTGTAATAGGACATTGTGTAAAACTCTCTGCTGCGTAAATGACCAAGCCAATTCGGTCATTTTTTCTACCATCTACAAAATCAATAGCAATTTCTTTAGAGGCTTCTAATCTATTTGGCTTAAAATCTAATGCTTTCATGGAGGTAGAAACGTCCATTGTGAGTACAATATCTATTCCTTCTTTGCTAATAGTTTCCACACTTTCGTCCACTCCACGAGGTCTTGCTAAGGCTATAACTAGTAAAGCAAAAGCACTCATTTTTAGAAGAGGAGAGAGGTAAGGTAAAAAGTTTAATAAATGACCTTTGGAACCCATAAAAGTGGTGGCAGAATGCTTTACTTTTGGTTGCTTTTTTCTTTGAATAAAAACGAGATATAGAATATAAAGCGGTAACAAAAGTAAGAGGTAAAAAGCCTCGGGATTTTCAAAAAAATAATTGCTATTATTCATTTTCAGACTCCTCCTTTATATGTTCTTCTTGTTTTGTAATGGCAATAAAGTCTTTAAGTTCTTTAAAAAATTTCTCATGTAAATGTTCTTCAGGAATCGCTTTCGCAAATTTTACCAAGTCTGAGGTTCTTAAAAATTGTTCTAATTCTTTGAGTGAGTCAGATTGGTAAACTAAAGATTTTAAATCATCCATTATTTCATCGGTGGTAGATTCCAAAGCAAGAATATTATATCTATTTTCAAGGTATCTACGGATAATTTCAGATAATTCTGAATAATATTTTTTGTAAGCACCTTTGTCAATGAATCTTTTGGATCTGAACTCTTCCAGTTCTCCATAGGCAATAATATGGGCTGGTGTAATAATTTTAATAGCTTTTTGCTTTTTTCTATACCTTGTAACAATCCATAAAAATAAAAGTGTTAGAAGTATAACCGCAATTACAATTCCTAATCCCCAATAGAAATAGAACATCCATTCGGCATGTAGATAAGGAATTTTTATGGGACTGAGATCTGCATACAGTTGTGCATTCGTAGAATCTATTTTTACACCCAAAACTTGTAAATGATGTTGTTGAGTAAGAATACTATCTGTATGCAAAGTGAAAATAGCAGAAGGAATTTCTACTAGTCCTGTATCAAAATAACTTAAGATATAGGTTTTTTCAACTGAAAGTGGGGCTAGTTTTGTGGTATCAAGAGGTAAGCTTTCGATAATTTCTAAAGCACCAATACTATCCTTGAAATTTGGCCACTTCAAAGATTTTATTTCACCAACAGCACCTATTTTATAAGCAATTTGATCACCCACTAACATGGTATCGGCGGAAATCACTGAACCAATCTTAAATGATTGAGCAAAAATTTTATTGGGTATCAAGAATGATAATAAACCCATAAAAAGAAACCATTTTTTACTCATTATTATCTATTTTTAAAAAACATTAATAATTTTTTCACGTAAGAATCTTGGGTAGAAACATCAAGGAAAGATGCACCACTTTTTGTAAAAACTTCTTCAAAATAGGCTTTGTTTTTTTGGAACTGAGCTTCGTATTTTATCCGATTTTTTTTAGAACTGGTGTTCATCCATTTTCCTTTTTTGGTTTCGAGATCAAACCATTCTATAAAACCTAAATTGGGCATTTTTTCCTCCAAAGTATCCCAAACTCTCACCCCTGTGAAATCATATTTTTTAGAGGCAATTTGTACTTCTTTTTGATAATTAGTGTCAATAAAATCTGAAATCAAAAAAGTGATATTTTGCTTTTTCATTACTCCAAAAAGAAAGGAAAGTGCCTGAGAAATATTGGTTTTTTCCTGTTTTGGTTCAAATTCTATCAATTCTCGGATGATTCTTAAAATATGACTTCTTCCTTTTTTGGGTGGAATAAATTTTTCAATTTGGTCACTAAAAAGAAGTAAGCCCACTTTGTCATTGTTTTGCATAGCAGAAAATGCCAAAACAGCACAAAACTCGGTAATAAGTTCTCTTTTTTCTAAATTTCTACTTCCAAAATGTCCTGAAGAAGAAATATCAACCACTAACATCATGGTAAGCTCTCGCTCTTCCTCAAAAACTTTGAGATAGGGCTCGTTGAGCTTCGCCGTAACATTCCAGTCAATATCCCGAACGTCATCACCAGGTTCATATTTTCTTACTTCAGAAAAAGACATTCCTTTTCCTTTAAAAGAACTATGATATTCTCCCGAAAATAACTGATTTGTCAGACGGCGGGTTTTGATTTCTACTCTACGTACTTTTTTAAGAATTTCCGTTGTATCCATTCCCATACTATGGCACTTCAACTGCGTTCAGGATTTCCAAAATAATGTCCTCGCTAGTGATATTTTCGGCTTCAGCCTCATAAGTCACCCCAATTCTATGACGAAGAACATCTTTACAAACGGCTCTCACATCCTCTGGAATTACAAATCCTCTTCGCTTGATAAAAGCATAAACTCTGGCTGCCATCATCAAATTGATCGAACCCCTTGGAGAAGCTCCAAAACTAATTAAAGGCTTAAATTTCTCAAGTTTATATTTCTCTGGATAACGAGTTGCAAAGATGATATCGAGCACATATTTCTCAATTTTTTCATCTACATATACTTGTTTTACAGATTCACGAGCTCTAAGAATGTCTTCAATACTTACTACAGGTTGTACTTGATAGTTCATGGCTCCACTAATGGAGTTTCTCATGATCACTCTTTCATCCTCTAGTGAAGGATAATCTATGACTGTTTTAAGCATAAAACGATCCATTTGTGCTTCGGGTAAAGGATAAGTACCTTCTTGTTCTACGGGGTTTTGTGTTGCTAAAACTAGGAAAGGTTCTTCGAGTTTAAAACTTTCATCTCCAATAGTTACCTGTTTTTCTGCCATGGCTTCTAGCAAAGCTGATTGAACTTTTGCTGGGGCACGGTTAATTTCGTCAGCAAGGACAAAGTTTGAGAAAATGGGTCCTTTTTTGATATTAAAATCCCCTTCTTTGATATTGTAAATCAAAGTACCGATAACATCAGAAGGAAGTAAATCTGGAGTAAACTGAACTCTTTGGAAATCCGCCTTTATTGCTTGTGAAAGCGTTTTAATTGCCAAAGTTTTTGCTAAACCTGGAACTCCTTCTAAGAGAATATGGCCAGAACCTAAAAGACCAATCAGAAGTCTTTCTACCATATCTTTTTGACCAACTATTACCTTGTTGACCTCCATTGTTAGTACATCAATAAATGCACTATCTTCTTTTATTTTTTCGTTGATTGCTTGAATATCTACTGAATTCATAAAGCCAAATTAATTAATCAAATTTTGAGTAACACAAACTTAAAAAAAAGTATTTTTTTTAGAAATCCTTTCGAATTAATAATTGTTAATAGAATGTGAATTTATCTAGGAATTTATCTATTTGAGTCCTGAATAGCTTTTGAGGTGCGTTAAATTGGTGTTTTTTATGAAAAGGTTTTACTTTTTTTTATAAAATGATCTATGGATTACGATGATTTCTTTTTCCAATACCCAAATCCGAAAGTGGTAAAGAATGAAAAAAGCGCAAAAACCAAAGCCGGTTTAGTCATTTCAGCACTTTTTAGCAACGTTCCTGCAATCAGGATGGCAAGTGCCGTGTTTTGTAAGCCAACTTCAATCGAAATGGTTATTCTATTCACTTTTCCTACACGAAACCATTTTCCAAAAATATCACTTACAAACATTGAAACCACATTGAGTGCTAGAGCATAGGGGAGAATTTGTAAAATATCCTCCGTACTGATGTCTGTACCGCCATGTTCTTTTCCTGCTAAAAATTTAATTAGAAAAACAGCGGCTAATAGTGCTGTGTTGACCCATTTTAGAGATTTTTCAATTCTTTTTGCAAAATAACTTTTATAATGTCGAACGGTCATCCCAAGGATGGATGGCAAAACAACGATGAGCAATACTTGAATTACGTTTTGGAGAATAGAAAAATCATGGTAAGTCTCATTGGGATAAAAAATATCATAACCCAAAGCCGTAAACAAGGGAATGGTGATTAAAATCAGAAAACTATTGATAGAAGTAAGAGCGACAGAAAGAGCCGTATTCGCATGAAGAATATAGGAAATAAAATTTGACGTAGTACCTCCTGGGCATATTGAAACCAAAACAATTCCTAGTTTAAAAGCAGGCGAAATGGGAGCAAACCAAGCGATAGTGAAGGCGAAAATGGGAAGAAAAATCATTTGTAAACTCAAACCCAAATACAATGACTTCCGATGTTCAAAGAGTTTTTTAAATTCCACAAATCGAATACTCATCCCTATGCCGAACATCATGAGAGCAAGAACTAGTGAAATAAAAAAATCTATTGTTGTCATAAATTCATAATTTGTTTGGCATATTCTGCCAAAGCCTTTGGTTCTAGCTTATGTACACCTTCATATTTGTGGAATTGATAAGCAAAACGGTGTTCTTTCAACTCCTCCAACCAATTTGCCACTTTTTGGTCTGGATAAAATTCATCTTGATCTCCAAACCAAAGGTTTATTGCGCTATTTTTAGTGAGTTTTTCATAAGTTTTCCAAGAAATATCTTCGGCTTGTCTGCCTCCCCAAAGCGTGAGGGAGCTTGCTTGAATTCTTTCCTGAGCTACCCATCGACTAATAGTTTGCGCACCTTGTGAAAACCCCAGTAAATGTAATTCAATTCCTTGAGTTTTTATCTCAATTTCTTGAAGAATTTTATTGAGAAATTCATGATTTTCTTTTATATCAGTTTCTCTTTTTTCTTTAGTCATCCAACTTGCCCCAACACGACCTCCAAACCCTTTTAGATAAAAACGGTGAAGTGCTTCTGGACAAAGAATACAAATGTCCTTATGAGCGATTACTTCAAGCCATTTTCCAAAATATTCGACAAGTTGACCATAGCCATGACATACAAGAAGAACTTTTTTCGTTTTTTGGTCTAAAGTCCCGATTTGTTTCACAAATCCTTTTTTCTGAAGGGAAATATCCAATACTTTTTTTTTAGTCTTTAAACAATGATTTTCTTCCGTATTTAGAACAAATAGGGCACTCTGTAGGTTGATGTCCACGGGCTTTGCAATATTCTCTTCCGAAAAAAATGATTTGTAAATGCAGTTTATTCCAATATTCTTTAGAGAATAACGCTTTGAGGTCTTTCTCTGTTTTTTCCACAGATTTCCCTGTACTCAATTTCCAACGATAAGCAAGTCTATGAATATGTGTATCAACTGGAAAAGCAGGTTCTCCAAAAGCTTGACTCACCACAACCGAAGCTGTTTTATGTCCCACACCTGGTAGTTCTTCCAATAATTCCATAGATTCAGGATCGTCTCCTTGGTATTTATCAATAAGAATTTCAGAAAGCTGATAAATTGCCTTAGATTTTCTTGGCGAAAGCCCACACGGACGTATTATTTCCTTTATTCTCTCTACGTCCATTTTTACCATATCAAACGGGTTATCAGCCTCAGCAAAAAGCAGTGGAGTTATTTTGTTGACCCTTTCATCGGTACATTGAGCAGAAAGTAAAACGGCAATCAATAAAGTGTATTCGTCTTTATGATCTAGCGGAACTGGAGTTTCAGGATATAAATCTTCCAATATCAATCGGATATCCTCTGCAATTTCTTTTTTGGTCATTTTTTTAAAAAATTAGTGTGAAGGTTTAGTTAGTTAATAACGATCCACTAAGCCTCAAGCCATTCATTAGACCATTTAGACAGGAGTTTTGCCCAGTCATCGTCATCATTCAAACAGGGGATGGTGTGAAAACTTTCCCCACCAGCATGAAGAAACTCTTCTTTTCCTTCCATTCCTATTTCTTCAATAGTTTCTAGACAATCGGCTACAAAAGCAGGAGTAACTACGGCTAATTTTTTCACTTTTTCGTGAGGAAGGTCTTCAAATCTATCTGCCGTATAGGGTTGTAACCAAGGATCTCTACCAAGTCTAGACTGGAAAGAATCGCTATAAAAATCTTTATCGAAATTGAGGTTTTTTGCCACTAGTTTTGTCGTTTCAAAACACTGGTGACGATAGCAGGTTTTATGTGCTTCGGATGGCGTATTACAACACGATCCATCTATTTTACAATGACTTTCTGTAGGGTCAGTTTTGTAAATATGTCTTTCTGGAATACCATGATAAGAGAATAATAAGTGTTCTGCATCTGTTTTTTCTAAAGCTTTTTGAATACTTTCTGACAAAACATTAATATATTCCGTATTGTTATAAAAAGGAGGAACGAAATCCATTCGTATCTCTGGAAAATGCATTTTTTGAATTTCTTGAGCCTTAACAATAACCGTTTCTGTTGTTGCCATGGCATACTGTGGATAGAGCGGTATTGCTAATATTTCTGAAACACCTTGATCTTTGAGTTTTTGGATTCCATTTTTAATGGATGGGTTTCCATATCGCATAGCCATTTCCACAGGTGCTTTTACCTGATTTTGGATCTTGTTCTTTAAGTTTTCAGTATGAATAATGAGTGGTGAACCATCATTTGTCCATACTTTTTGATAGGCTTCTGCCGATTTTTTTGGTCGGGTATTAAGGATAATTCCTCTAACTAAAATTGTTCTCCAAAATTTGGAAATATCAATCACTCTTTCGTCCATCAAAAATTCATCGAGATAACGTTTTACGTCTTTTTTGTTGGGACTATCAGGCGATCCTAAGTTGATAATGAGTATTCCTTTCATCTGTTGTTATAAAATATCTTTTAATGCTTGAGTGATTTCTGGAAATTGAAATTCAAATCCAGCATCCATCAAAGCTTTTGGTTGTGCATTAATGCTATCGGTGAGTAATTGGCTTTTTTCTCCCATGGTCCATCTAATTATTTGGGTGGGAATAGCAGGCATGATCTGTTTTTTCTTTACGGCTTTCTCAAAAGCATGGATAAGGTCTTGTTGGGAATTCGAATTCGGACTACAAATATTATAAGTTGTTCCTTCCTCAGACTCTAAATTGATTAAAAATCTGACAATTCTGACAAAGTCTTTATAATGAACCCAAGGGACATATTGATTTCCAGATCCTACTGGAGAAAGTAAATTAAAACGAGCCATTTTGTATTGCATTCTTACAAATTCATTATCAGGATGCAGTACTGGGCTGATTCTTAGTATATCAGTTTTGATTCCCAAATTGGTAATTTTTTGAGCTTCTTTTTCCCAAGAGACACAAAGTTTTTCTAAAAAACCTTCACCCGCAGGATATTCTTCAGCAATCAAGGTATCTCCTTGATTTCCGTAGATACTTATACCGGCTGCTTGAATAAAATGTTTTACTTGATGATTGGGATGATCTTTGAGTCTTTGGAATAACAATCGGGTAGGGGCAATTCTACTTTTTAGCAGTTCTTTTTTGTATTCCTTTGTCCATTTTTTGTTGAGATTGGCACCCGATAGATTGATGATAATATCTGTTTTTTCCAAAATCTCATCGGGAAATTTATTCAGATAAGGATCCCAAGCAATATCAGATTCTAGTTGAGGGTTTCTAGTAAGAATATTTACTTGATATCTTTTGGCTTTTAGGTGGGTAGCGATCAATCCACCCAGTAAACCACTTCCTCCGGCTATTAAAACTGATTTTGTCATAGTTGAATACAAGAAAAATAAGGTTCAAAAAGTGATTTTATATCACTATCTTCAGCCTTTTGAGTTAAGTTTTTACTAAGGTGAAATTCGAATTTATTTCCACCAAAAGAGAGAAGAATTTTACTCCATTTTTTGTCAAATAGTGTTTTTTTAGAGGTTTTTGAATCAATCAAAAATCTCGCAATGAGCTTTTGGTTTTCACCAGAATAATCTACTGCTGCTGTTTGTGGAATTCCATAAAAAGGAAACTGAAAAGTTTTTTTCTTCTTATTGACAATCATTAAGTTTGCGTCATTTTTCACAATCAAAGGTTGATTTTTTCCAGAGAGAATTAAATGCAAATCAATTTCAAAAAAATACTGATTTGCTTCTCTAATTAACCTGAGTTTGATTGTTCCTTTTTGATCGTTCTTTTCTTTTTCGTTCCAATAAATTGTATGATTTTTTGATGCCAAAATAGTGTCTCTTTCCACTGGGTCTATATGGTGAATTTTCCAATTACAACCACTCATTATATCCTTTGCCCATGGGTAATTATGGCGTTTTGGCGGAACGATATTATTAGGATTCCAAGCTTCTTTTTGACTGGGTAGTTCTTCTGTGATCAAGGTATCCACCTCTGAAGCTTTTTTATCAAAGACTTTGTCTAGTTTTTTGGCATGAAGAATATCACTTCCAATAGATTCTGTGAAACTTGTGTCTGCATCTGTACTAGACTGCATTCCCATTCTTATGGCATATTCTTGTTCTTTTCTTTTTTTATAAACTTCTTTATTGTAAGACTTTAGTTCTTTTTTTATGTTCTTTTTCTGCTCTTTTATATTCTTTTTTAAGGCTTTAAGTTCTGTTTTTGTCAGATCCATTTTATCGATATCTTTTGATAATTTTTTCTTATCAATTACTTTGATACCGATATCATTTATCAAGACATATTCCTTCAGGTCTATGCTTTGTTGGGCATAAGAAAAGTAA from the Flavobacteriales bacterium genome contains:
- a CDS encoding bile acid:sodium symporter family protein, whose translation is MTTIDFFISLVLALMMFGIGMSIRFVEFKKLFEHRKSLYLGLSLQMIFLPIFAFTIAWFAPISPAFKLGIVLVSICPGGTTSNFISYILHANTALSVALTSINSFLILITIPLFTALGYDIFYPNETYHDFSILQNVIQVLLIVVLPSILGMTVRHYKSYFAKRIEKSLKWVNTALLAAVFLIKFLAGKEHGGTDISTEDILQILPYALALNVVSMFVSDIFGKWFRVGKVNRITISIEVGLQNTALAILIAGTLLKSAEMTKPALVFALFSFFTTFGFGYWKKKSS
- a CDS encoding MoxR family ATPase, encoding MNSVDIQAINEKIKEDSAFIDVLTMEVNKVIVGQKDMVERLLIGLLGSGHILLEGVPGLAKTLAIKTLSQAIKADFQRVQFTPDLLPSDVIGTLIYNIKEGDFNIKKGPIFSNFVLADEINRAPAKVQSALLEAMAEKQVTIGDESFKLEEPFLVLATQNPVEQEGTYPLPEAQMDRFMLKTVIDYPSLEDERVIMRNSISGAMNYQVQPVVSIEDILRARESVKQVYVDEKIEKYVLDIIFATRYPEKYKLEKFKPLISFGASPRGSINLMMAARVYAFIKRRGFVIPEDVRAVCKDVLRHRIGVTYEAEAENITSEDIILEILNAVEVP
- the hemH gene encoding ferrochelatase yields the protein MKGILIINLGSPDSPNKKDVKRYLDEFLMDERVIDISKFWRTILVRGIILNTRPKKSAEAYQKVWTNDGSPLIIHTENLKNKIQNQVKAPVEMAMRYGNPSIKNGIQKLKDQGVSEILAIPLYPQYAMATTETVIVKAQEIQKMHFPEIRMDFVPPFYNNTEYINVLSESIQKALEKTDAEHLLFSYHGIPERHIYKTDPTESHCKIDGSCCNTPSEAHKTCYRHQCFETTKLVAKNLNFDKDFYSDSFQSRLGRDPWLQPYTADRFEDLPHEKVKKLAVVTPAFVADCLETIEEIGMEGKEEFLHAGGESFHTIPCLNDDDDWAKLLSKWSNEWLEA
- the nth gene encoding endonuclease III → MTKKEIAEDIRLILEDLYPETPVPLDHKDEYTLLIAVLLSAQCTDERVNKITPLLFAEADNPFDMVKMDVERIKEIIRPCGLSPRKSKAIYQLSEILIDKYQGDDPESMELLEELPGVGHKTASVVVSQAFGEPAFPVDTHIHRLAYRWKLSTGKSVEKTEKDLKALFSKEYWNKLHLQIIFFGREYCKARGHQPTECPICSKYGRKSLFKD
- a CDS encoding VWA domain-containing protein — protein: MNNSNYFFENPEAFYLLLLLPLYILYLVFIQRKKQPKVKHSATTFMGSKGHLLNFLPYLSPLLKMSAFALLVIALARPRGVDESVETISKEGIDIVLTMDVSTSMKALDFKPNRLEASKEIAIDFVDGRKNDRIGLVIYAAESFTQCPITTDYKIVKNLIKDIDFGLLEDGTAIGMGLATAVSRLKDSKAESKVIILLTDGENTAGLISPMTAAEMAAKFGIKVYTIAVGRKGEVPYPYNHPFLGRQIQKINSKVDVKLLKNIATTTSGKFFRAKNNKKLKEIYKEIEKLEKTEVQELKYKNYTEFYRKYVTIALFLLVFDRLLTYVFLKSIAKC
- a CDS encoding alpha/beta hydrolase, with the translated sequence MKQIGTLDQKTKKVLLVCHGYGQLVEYFGKWLEVIAHKDICILCPEALHRFYLKGFGGRVGASWMTKEKRETDIKENHEFLNKILQEIEIKTQGIELHLLGFSQGAQTISRWVAQERIQASSLTLWGGRQAEDISWKTYEKLTKNSAINLWFGDQDEFYPDQKVANWLEELKEHRFAYQFHKYEGVHKLEPKALAEYAKQIMNL
- a CDS encoding TIGR01777 family oxidoreductase encodes the protein MTKSVLIAGGSGLLGGLIATHLKAKRYQVNILTRNPQLESDIAWDPYLNKFPDEILEKTDIIINLSGANLNKKWTKEYKKELLKSRIAPTRLLFQRLKDHPNHQVKHFIQAAGISIYGNQGDTLIAEEYPAGEGFLEKLCVSWEKEAQKITNLGIKTDILRISPVLHPDNEFVRMQYKMARFNLLSPVGSGNQYVPWVHYKDFVRIVRFLINLESEEGTTYNICSPNSNSQQDLIHAFEKAVKKKQIMPAIPTQIIRWTMGEKSQLLTDSINAQPKALMDAGFEFQFPEITQALKDIL
- a CDS encoding DUF58 domain-containing protein, yielding MDTTEILKKVRRVEIKTRRLTNQLFSGEYHSSFKGKGMSFSEVRKYEPGDDVRDIDWNVTAKLNEPYLKVFEEERELTMMLVVDISSSGHFGSRNLEKRELITEFCAVLAFSAMQNNDKVGLLLFSDQIEKFIPPKKGRSHILRIIRELIEFEPKQEKTNISQALSFLFGVMKKQNITFLISDFIDTNYQKEVQIASKKYDFTGVRVWDTLEEKMPNLGFIEWFDLETKKGKWMNTSSKKNRIKYEAQFQKNKAYFEEVFTKSGASFLDVSTQDSYVKKLLMFFKNR